The Acidobacteriota bacterium genome includes a window with the following:
- the modA gene encoding molybdate ABC transporter substrate-binding protein — protein sequence MYPWVSALAVATALAAGGTPPASSSLLVSAAVSLTEALADCAAAFEARTGQEVNFNFAASNALARQVVHGAPVDVFISADEAQMEVADRAGSLRAGSRVAIAGNTLAVIVPGRGAGRWPEPSRLLSPRVRRIAVGDPRAVPAGVYAMAWLQRIGMRQPLQDRLVPSGSVRGALALVAGGAVDAGIVYLTDARTSHQVAVVYEVRGPGAPSILYTAAVTRQSGNPRGARAFLEFLREMAGQQILARYGFTPPPAS from the coding sequence ATGTATCCATGGGTATCCGCCCTCGCCGTTGCCACGGCCTTGGCGGCCGGCGGGACTCCCCCCGCCTCGTCGTCGCTGCTGGTTTCAGCCGCCGTGAGCCTCACCGAGGCGCTGGCCGACTGCGCGGCTGCGTTCGAGGCGCGCACCGGCCAGGAGGTGAACTTCAACTTCGCGGCGTCCAACGCGCTCGCGCGCCAAGTCGTTCACGGGGCGCCGGTCGACGTGTTCATCAGCGCGGACGAAGCCCAGATGGAAGTCGCCGATCGCGCCGGATCGCTGCGCGCCGGCTCCCGCGTGGCGATTGCCGGCAATACCCTGGCGGTGATCGTGCCCGGCCGCGGCGCCGGGAGGTGGCCGGAACCTTCCAGACTGCTGTCGCCGCGCGTCCGCCGGATCGCGGTGGGCGATCCACGGGCGGTGCCCGCGGGCGTGTATGCGATGGCGTGGCTCCAGCGGATCGGGATGAGGCAGCCCCTCCAGGATCGACTGGTGCCCTCCGGCAGCGTCCGGGGTGCGCTCGCGCTCGTGGCGGGCGGAGCGGTCGACGCAGGGATCGTGTATCTCACCGATGCGCGGACCTCGCACCAGGTCGCCGTCGTCTACGAGGTGCGCGGCCCGGGCGCGCCGTCCATCCTGTACACCGCGGCCGTGACGCGCCAGTCCGGAAACCCGCGTGGCGCGCGCGCGTTTCTCGAGTTTCTGCGGGAGATGGCGGGCCAGCAGATCCTGGCGCGGTACGGGTTCACGCCTCCGCCGGCTTCATGA